A segment of the Candidatus Hydrogenedentota bacterium genome:
GTTCAATCCGTTTGAAGACCAGGAGACCGGCATTCGCACCCACGACAACGTCGCGAAGTATTCGGACATCAGACCGTACCTGACCGAAGCGATGGACATGCTCGAAGCGGCGGATATCGAGTGCAACGTGCGCTACCTGCCGCTGTGCATGGCCGAGGACCGTCATAAGAAAAACTTCTACAACTTCCAGCAGTTACCCTACGACCACCACGAGTGGGACTACCAGAGCTGGATGTGGACCGGCCTGCAGCCGCAGCGCATGAAGGAAGGCGGCCTTGTGCCCGCGTTCCGCATCGGCGTGCGCGACCGGCAGATCATGGGCATGGCACACAAGGTGCGCGACTTCGCCGTCGAGAAGCCCACGATGGCGAAGTTCATCTTCGGCGCGCAACACGTCGTCGCGCGCATCGAGCAGGCCGTCCGCGGCACCGAGGAAATGTACCGCGAAGAAGCGATGATTCGCGCGAAGTACGACGCCGGTTACCGCTACCACGAAGCCTGCGAAAAGTGCGCCGCCCGCCGCATCTGTGACGGATTCCACGGCGACTACGCCGACCTCTTCGGCACCGGCGAAGCCACACCCATCCAAGGCGCGCCCATCGACGACCCCAAGCATTACATCAAAGTCCAGAAGAAAGTCGTCGAACGCGAAGACGAAGCCTGGGCGCTGTAGTTGTATTCTCGTCAGTATTCTCGTCAGTATTCTCGTTCCCAAGCTCCCAGCTTGGGAACGCACTCGCCCCAGAAGCTCTGCTTCGCGTGCAGTATTGCGCATTGGAACCTGCTACGCTAAATACTCATGCGCTCCCGCTACAGAGTGCACGATGCCGAAGGCATCTACTTCATTACCAACACCATTGTTGAGTGGATCCCGGTGTTCATAACCCGCGACGCATTCGAGATCGTTACGCGCTCGCTTGCGCACTGCCGAAAAAAACAAGAACATGTGGCTCTACGCATACGTCATCCTCGAAAACCATATGCACATGTTCGCCGGAGCACCCAAACTCAGTGAGGTGATGCAGGCGTTCAAAAGTTTCACGGCGCGCGAAATCCTGCGAATGGCGCAAGCGACAGGCCGCGATTGGCTGCTCAACCGGTTCGCGTATTACAAACGGCTGCACAAAGTCGAGAGCGATTACCAGGTGTGGCAAGAAGGGTTTCACCCGAAGAAGATCGATAGTGACGCCATGATGCAACAAAAGGTTCATTACATTCATGAAAACCCGGTTCGGCGCGGCTACGTCGACGCTCCTGAGGAATGGAGGTACTCGTCGGCACGAAACTATGTCCGCAACGATCATTCGGTGCTGGAGATCGACGAAATGCCGCTGTAGTTTGCACGCGAAGCGGAGCTTCTGGCGCGGGTGCGTTCCCAAGCCGGGAGCTTGGGAACGAGTGTGAACGAGTGTGAATGTCGTCGAGTGCGAAGACGAAGCCCGGGCGCTGTAAGAGAAGCGAGCCGGACTGTCCACGAACGAGCCTTGACCGGATTCTTCTACCCATTCGCAGACCGCTACGGGCATATGTCCATTGGCTATACTGTTAATAGAGAACTGAATGCGATCTGCCGAAGGCGTTGGAGTTATTGGACACATGAAATGGTCATGGCGGGCAGGTTCCCTGTTCGGAATCGCCGTATACATACATTGGACGTTCGTCATTCTGTTGGGCTGGATTGCGCTGGGGCACGTTCAGTCGAATGGCAGTCTGCTGCAGTTCGTCGTGGGAATCGTCTCGATCTCCGTCCTGTTCGGCGTGGTCCTGCTGCACGAACTGGGGCACAGCCTCATGGCGCGGCGGTACGGAATTCAGACAAAGGACATTACCCTGCTGCCCATTGGCGGCGTCGCCCGGCTCGAACGCATGCCGGACAAGCCGCGCCAGGAATTCTGGGTGGCAATTGCCGGTCCCGCGGTGAACGTCGCCCTCGCGGTCATCTCGGGCATTATCCTTTTTATTGGTTACGGGCACGTTCCCATGCTGGGCGGAATCGGGTTCGAGACGCCGCCGCTCGAGCAGTTCTTCTTCGTGAACGTCTATCTTGTCTTGTTCAATATGCTGCCCGCATTCCCGATGGATGGAGGACGCGTGTTGCGGGCAATCCTGGCCTCAAGACTTCCCTACGCTCAGGCCACGCGGATCGCCGCAAGCGTGGGGCAGGCGATGGCGCTGCTCTTTGTCCTCGCCGGATTCATGACGGGCAACTTTATGCTGTTCTTCATCGCGATGTTCGTGTGGCTGGGTGCCGAGGGCGAGGCGTCCATGGCGCAGGTGAAGTCCGCGCTTGGCGACGCAACCGTGCGCCAGGCGATGATTACCCGGTTTCGCTCGCTGTCGCCGCACGACCCGCTGTCCGCTGCCGTTGACGATATTTTCAGCGGCTTCCAGCAGGATTTCCCCGTGCTCGACCATGTCGGACGGATTGTCGGAATACTCACCTACGCTGGACTCATCAAGGCGCTGAGCGACAGCGGCCCGCGCCTGCCCGTCGCAAATGCGATGTCCAACGAAATCGGCATGTGCAGTCCCACGGACCGTTTGGAGGAGGTACTGCCGAAATTGCAGGCCAGCGCTTCGTCAACGTTTGCAGTGATGGACCATGGCGTGCTGGTTGGACTGCTGACGCTGGGCAATCTGTCGGAGTTCATCATGGTGCGCAGCGCGATGCAACAGGGCGCCAATCAAGTGAACCCGCTGTAGCGGCGCCATTCCACGGCAAGTACACGAATTAAGTGGCCGCCACAATCGACCTGCTCTGCAAATAAACACATGCTGCGCGGTATTCTCGTGCTCGTGCTTCGTAATCGTGCTACTCCGAAAATGCACAAGTTGTCCCGCGCGCCGAAAGGCGCAACGCAACCCTGGCAGCCCGTGGCAAAACTCCCGTAGCGCCCGGTCTCCGCGCCGGGCGAAACGCGGCGAGGCCAAGTTCGGCCCAAAATCGCGCCCGCCACGGAGAGCGGGACGCTACAAATTGCGGTGTTTGGACTTTTGCCACGGGCTGCTCGCCGGGGGCATCGCCCCTGGAAATTGTCCACGCCCCCATCACCGCGCGCTGAAAGCGCACTGCTCTCATAATCGTAATCGAGTATTTGGCTTCGAGACCGAGCAATGCCCCAGCCTGTCGCTACGTAAATTCTTGAATCGCGCCAAACGTCGTAGTCCGCGCTATTGCCGCGTGCCGCTCTCCAAGAAATACTGCTGATGGCGTCGCTGATACGTTTCACGCCACGGCTTCGACGCGTCCCAATTCGAAATGTTGTCGGCACGCTTCTCGATGGAGTTTATGCCGGCGTCGCCATCCATGCCGATTGAATAGACTTGGTATGTTTCCGGGGCGAAATACTCGCCGTCGTCTTCCAACGCGCCGGAGTTCGGTGTGCCGTATTCGGAGTGGGGGACATACACGAACGGCTGGCCCCACGCATCGAGCGACTCGTCCGTTGGCACGTAATTCACATTGCGGGAGAGATGCTTTGTGGCCATGCGCAAACCCGTCTGTCCTCCGGGCGGATATGCATCGAGGTCAGTCTTGTACGTTTCAAGCGCCGTCACCAGCAGCGTCAGCGCCGCTTCCGTTCGGTTCATCTGCGCCTTGGGCGACCCCTTCGGGACGGACACCGAGTACGCGATGAACCCAAGTACGATTCCGAACGCGCACATGCCCAAGAGCGCCAAGGTCACGATGACCCTGCTGCGGGTCCTAGAAGTCAAGGTCGATCTCGTCGGGCGAATCGCGGTCGTCCTTGCAGACGAGCCACGCCGCCGTAAACACGAGGCAATCGAGATAGGCGATCGCGAGGTCGCACGCCAGCCGCGCGACCGTAATCAGCGCAAACGTCGAAGTCTCTGTCCCGTCCGGCTGCGTCAGCAACCCAACATACGTGCCAAAGATGCACTGGAGGATCGTGATGCCGAACACGGGTGCGAATTCGATCGGTCGACGCGAAAGCGGGCCTAATCCATCGCCGAAGGTCTGCCACGAGAACGATCCAAGGAACATCTGGCAGGTGCCGAACGGCACCAGAATAACGACAAGCGCCCAGGCAATGAACGTTGCCAAAACGTTGAGCGCCTGGATTTCCCCTTCACCGAAAGGCGTGCCCGCGATCCAGAACGCGGTGTTCGCAACAAGGTTGAATTCGAACCACATCATGTAGAAGCGCTGAAGCGCCTCGCGGTCGTCGCGGACTTTCCACAGGGGGCGGTCGATTTCTCGCCCGATTCGCGAAAACACCACACATTGCGCGATCGCGGCTATGGCGCTGTACGCGGTGAACCACGCGATTCGCATCGCATTCGACGCCAGGGTCGGTTCGACGTCCGGGTCGGGGTTCAGAACGGTCTGATAGATGGTGAACGCCGAGCCCGCGAGGCTCAATACGACAGTGACGGCAAGGTACAGCGCGACGTTCGGCAGATGACGCTGCAACACATTCGACGCGGACTTCAGCAACTCCACAACCGTTACCCTGCCTGTCCCGTCATCTCGATGTACTGTTGCTGCTTGTGCATCACGTAGCGCGCGACGGCTTCGCGGTTCTCGTCGTCGATCGAAACGTACGCCGCACGCACCAGGTACCGCCCCGCGGGCAGCGGGTTCACCGCGACGATGCGCACGTCCACTTCAAAACTCTGCGTCCGCTCAAGGGGCAGATCGACGGTGACGCGCAGCATCACCTGCGACGGCACGGGCTGCGGCACGACGACGGCGAGCCCGCCCGCGCTGATGTTTACAATCTTGCCGCGCAGCCGCGTGACGATCCGGCGCGGCGTGTCGGTCTCGCTGACCGCGCCGTCCACGGGACCGTCCATCACACCAACGTTGGTCGATTGCTCGTGGCGCACGCGGTAGTGCTCGCGCGACTGAATCCGCTCGAGTTCGGCGGTATGCGCGAAGGTAAGTCCAACCGGCTCGGACTCGCGCCGCACGAATTTCGCGGTGAAGCTGTACCGGGCGTCGTCGTCGCGATACAGCCGAAATCGGACGTCACCGCCTTCCGAATAGCGCGGCGGCTCGACGTCCACCGCCATGCCCACCCCGAAGTACGCCTCGTTCACGCCCTGTACCAGCCCCCGCTTCCAACGCGGCGGCGATTCCGCGGCGTCGACAAACCACACCTCCTGCGGACTGTAAAGTTGCCGCGTTGAAAAAATACGCTGGCCGATCGGCACCATATCGAGCGCGAGACGCGTGCGGATGTCGCGAAGCACCGTGCCAACGCGTTCGAACTCCGCCAAGTCGCCTTTGGCGCGGAGCGCGTCCATCTCCTCGTCCACGCATTCGTCGAAATACTGGTGCACCGTCGCGGCGCGGTGCGGTTCGCCGGGCGACCACCGGCGCAGCAGTTTGTGCAAAACGGATTGTTCTTCTGTGGTTAGCTCTTTTTCCTGGGCAATCTTGCTGACGGCATCCCACATGCCGACGACGCGCGCGCGCTTGGCCCGCCATTGGCGTATCCATTCCACCACCACCGCAAGCGTGAGCAGAACGGCGCAGACAATGACCGTCCAGAACAACACCCCGGTTAGCGAACCAGAACCCATGCTTGCCCCTGATCTCGATGCGTACAGAGCCCCATATGATAGGGACACCGCGCGGGTGTTGCAAAAACGCACCGCGTGCGCGCATCTGTGTGACCGTCCCCTACGGTTGGTCGCCTTCCATCACCCACGCCTCGTTAAAGCGGACGTGCTTAATCGTGCGCAGATTGTAGCTGTACGTCGCGTGAATGCTCCCATCTTCCCCCTGCACGACCGACGGATAGTCGAACCGCCCGCCCTTCGTCTGTTCGAGATGACGCGTCCACTTCCACGTCGTGCCGCGGTCATCCGACAACGACACGGCCAGGCTGTCGCGTTCCTTTTCCTGATCGTTATAGATCAGCAGAAGTTTCCCGCTGGCCAGCACAATCGCTTCGATTCCTGCATTCGGATGCGGCCTGTCGGTGCGCGACACCTGTCCCCACGTCATGCCGCCGTCGGTCGAGTCGCTCCGTTTGATACGGCCGCTGTCATTGCGAAAGAACGCCGTCATCGTACCGTCGGGGTATTGCGCGATCGTCGGTTGTTCCATGAAAAGGTCGGGCACCGGCTTCGAGTACGTCCACGTCTCGCCGACATCGTTCGTGAACGCCATGCACACGACCCCAGTGTTCTCGTTCGCCAACGGCAGGACCAAGGTTCCATCAAGGCGAATTACAGGGTGCGCGCGCGGAAACCATCCGAGTCGTGCCGCCAGGGGCCGCGCCTGCTGCGCCTCCACGAATGCGCGCGCCTCCGCAATTTTGTCGTCCGGCCAGCCTTCGTCCTTGCGCGCTTTCAACGCCGCCTCGATCACGTTCTCCGGCCCTTCGGTCTGCGGCACGAGGATATTTGACTTGTCCCACGTCGGACGCCCGGGATGATCGTAGCGCGACGCGACGCGGTAATGGACCAGGCCGCTCCCCCAGGTCCAGTCCGGCACACCGAGCAACGTCGGATAGAACAGCCACAGCCGCGAATGGCTGTCGATGACCATGCACGGATTATTGTCCGACACGCCAAACGTATCGGCCATGACGAATGGCTGCTCCCATTCCTGCGCGCCGCGCTGCATCCGGCTGCCGCCGATGCGCACGTCGGCGGACTTGTCTTTGTCCTTCTTAAAGTATGGGTCGGGCAACTCGCGCCCGTTCTCGTACCACACGGCGCGCAAATCGCCGTTTGGGCATTCGACAATGCACGACGCGTGGACGTGCCCGTGCGGCTCGATCGCTTGCTCCGGATCGAATACAAACCGCGCCTCGAACTCGGGCCCTACCGCAAGGGCGGCGTGCGCGGCGAGCGCGACGGCAAACAGAATCGGCATTGATCGGAACATGGTGTTGTCCCCCTCCTGTGATTGTGCCCCGCACCCGTCGGCGTGACCTATGCGAACGCGCGTACCAGCAGGACGATGCCCAGCGCGACGAGCAGTCCCAATACGACATTCCGAAATTGGTCGTGGTCGAGCCGGCGATCAATACGGTAACCGATGTACGCGCCGAGTGCGAGTCCCGGAAACGCAAACAGCGCGTACCACCCGACGTCGCGCGTGAACAGGCCAGCCGCGCCTTGCCACAACACGGACGCGGCGCCACTGATAAGAAACAGACTCTGAAGCACCGACTTAAACTCGGCCCGCGGCCAACGGCGGAGGCGCCCGTAGATGATGGCAGGCGGGCCGTTCGTCGCGTACGCCGCGCCAAGAATTCCCGACAGCAGCCCGGCGATCGACGCGCCGATATAAGTCGGATCTCTTCGGACCGACGCAGGCTCCCAATTCGCGCCAAGCAGCACACCGCGCAGTTCGAATGCCGCGTACAGGAGGAGCACTCCGCCCAGCACCCCCAACACGACGTTCTCGGAAAAATGCACGAGCGCATACGTGCCGATCGGTATTCCCGCGAGCGAGAACAGAATGATCGGAATCGAATCGCGCCAGGGCCACCGTTCGCGGTGCTGATACCAAATCCATGCGGATAAAAACAGGCCGACGGAGTTTTGGAGTGGTGTAGCGGTAACCGGCGCAATCGCAAGCGTCAGGATCGGCATCGCGATAAGCGCCGAACCGAACCCCGCGGTCGCGTGAACAATGCCGCCCAAAGCAAATGCGAGAACGACAATTAGTTCATGCACAACGACTACTCATCTGAAGCAAGAACCGATCTGAGTCATGCTAAACCGTCCATTACATCGATCCTGCCGAAGACATCCAAGAATTTTGCACCTCACCCTTGATCTCTTTGGCTTTAGTGCGCTTGTTCTCCGAAATTCTGAAATTTCAAATCTCAAATTGATTGATTAAGCTCTTTGGTTGCGGCTACACCGCGTGCGCGTGCTCCTGCTCGTCATCGTACTCGATCTCCTCGAGAATCGAGTGCGCGTACTGCTTCCATTGCCCTCCGAAGCAGCAGGGCTGCGGAGGACCAGTAACGACTCGCGAACGGGATCACGAAACGGTCGGTGTGCTCACACTTGAATAGCTTTAGTGCGATTGTTCTCCGAAATTCTGAGATTTCAAATCTCAAATTGATAGTTAGAGCCCTTCGGTTGCGGCTGCACCGCGTGCGCGTGCCCCTGCTCGTCATCGTACTCGATCTCCTCGAGAATCGAGTGCGCGTACTGCCTCCGTTGCCCTCCGAAGCAGCAGGGCTGCGAAGGACCGGTAACGACTCGCGAGCGGGAGCACGAAACAGTCGGTGTGCTCCGACTTGAATGGCTTTAGTGCGTTTGTTCTCTGAAATTCTGAAATTTCAAATCTCAAATTGATTGATAGATCCCTTCGGTTGCGGCTATGCCGCGTCGCGTCCATGTCGTCCATAGCGTCCATATCGCATCGAGCATTGCCGGCCCGCCCCGCGATCACCGCACACCCAAGGCGTACTCGCGCGCGTGTACAAGCCGCGTCAGCAGTGTATTCGCGGGACAGGGAATGTCGTGCTGCGCGCCAAACCGGCTGATGGCGCCGTTCAGCGAATCGATTTCCGTGCGGCGCCGGTGAATAAAATCCGCGCGCATGCTCGCGTAGTGCGCGGCGGTGGGGGGGATGAGGTCCTCGAACAGATGGCGCACGTACTTCTCGGGCGTGTCCGGTTCGAGCGGCACGTTCATTGCCCTCGCGACGGCGTAGAGTTCGTGCACAATCTCGCGCATGGTCTGGCGCGTATGCTCCGTATCCAGCAGGCCGCCATAGGGCACGTCGAGCAGCGCCGACATCGGGTTCAGCGCGCAGTTGTACGCCACCTTGTTCCACAGCACCGTCCGTATCTTATCGGTGTACACAGTGGGCAGTCCCGTCGCGTTCATCGCCTCGGCGACCGCGCGCACGCGATCGGTTGACGTTACCGGATGATACGTGCCTAGAGCCGTCGGGTTCGCGATGACGGTCACGTCCACCCATCCGGGTTCGCGTACCACCACGCCATAGATCGCCCTCGCGCCAATCGTCCGCTCCCAACCGATGCGTTCCGCGATCACTTCCGCGTTGCCCAGTCCATTCTGGTACGAGCAGACCAGCGTGTCGCCTCCCACGAGCGGGGCTATGGCGTCCGCCGCCCGCGGCGTGTCGTATGCTTTCACACTCACAAGAATCAGGTCGTGCGCGCCGCGCTCGATCCCCGCCACGGACGTACGCGCATCGAGTTGGGTCGTGTGGTGCTCGCCCCAGATTCCCGTGATGCGCAGACCGCGGTTCGCGACGGCGTTCATGTGATCGGCCCGGCCAATCAGCGTCACGCGGTGGCCGTGTTCCGCCATGAACCCGCCCACAACGCTCCCAATCGCCCCTGCGCCCATAATTAGAATGTTCATTGGCGGTGATTGCTCATGATGAAAGACCCCGGCACAAGTATATTCAATTGCAGCAATATGCCCAAAAATAGGAGGCGCCCTGAACAGTGTTCCGGGCGCCTATCTACCAATGCAGCGATTCTGCACTATTTCGGCACTTGCTCCTGCTGCGGGATGTCCACCGTTTCTTCGCTCGGTACGGGGTCGCTTGGCGTCGGAGTCTTCCTGCTTGTCAGCTCTGGTGCCGCAGAGAGTTCTTCGCACAGGAGGCGGAAGCAACCTCCGTAGTCCCACGGCCCACCCATCATGGGTGGACCGGCAAATCTGATCCAACCGTTAGCCACAATATATGGGCCACCCGTGACCGCGTACATTCCTCCGCGATGGGCTGGTGATTCTGAAGCGCCAGATACCGCACTACTCCACTCGTCAGCGGGTGGATGCCAATTCCCCTTCACATATTCATCCCAGATGCTCTTGTTCGCCGTGATGCTTTCCACAGTGTATTGGTGTAACGCATTCTGGCATATTTCGGTGCTGCCACCAATCATGTCGTGAACGCCCTCAGGCGTTGCACCTTTCGGAAACCTCCCAACATATGTGCCAATCGGGGCTCCATGATCCCAAGAGTCTTCCCAGTACACATCCATCAAAAAAACTCTTCCCATGGGGCTTTCGTTGCCCCACGGATAAATGCGCCCTTCGCTGCCGCGTGCTGCGTACTCCCATTCAACCTCCGTCGGGAGGCGGTACTTACGGCCGTCACGTTCTGAGCGCCATCTGCAATATGCTTGTGCGCCCTCATAACTCACAGGCCCTACCTCTGACCACTCATATCCCGCTTTGGGATTGTAGCTGCCCCCGTTGGATCGTGCCACCGGGCAAGTGTTACCGAATTTAATAAACGTCACTGTGCTTTGGCCTTTTCGCCGCGCATCGTTCAGGAACTCACAATACTCCATTGCTGTTATCGCGTATTTACCGAGCAGAAAATCTTCGACAGTCTCCTTATGTTGTGGCAATGCAAGTCTGCGCCTCTGTTTTGTGAAGCCTTTCCACAGTTTCGCTGACTCTGGAGGAGCGCCCATTGTAAAAGTGCCACCCTTTATTAACACGAAGCTGCCTATGTCCGTCGGAATGGGAACGTCGGGAAGCGGAAGGTAAGGGCCTACATATTCGAACTCGTGCTCGGGATAGTTCTCCCATTTGACGGAATCAATGGGATCTTCGGGAGGGACTGGATCCCAGAAGCACGATTCTGCTGCGAGGATGAAAAGCACCAACGCGACGAAGCGCCCACTACATCGAAGATTCCTGCCGGATAGCAACGCCAACGACATTCGTAACCCTCGACCGGTGCGACACAGCTTAATTATACGGCAGACGTACCTACTTCGGCACTTGCTCCTGCTGCGGGATGTCCATTGATACTTCGCGCGGTACTGCGTCGCTTGGCATCGCAGTCTTTCTGCTCGTCAACTCTGGCGCCGCGGACACATCTTCGCATAACAGGCGGAAGGCTCCTCCCTCGTAAACCCACTGCCCGCCAATCATCGGTGGACCCGGTGACCTTGACCAAGCGTTCGCGACGATATACGGTCCCCTGGTAACTAAATACCCTCCGCCACGCATGGCCGGACCCGAGGTCCCTCCAAATCGCCTGTGTTGGTGCGAAGCGGGTTGCCAGGTTCCGCTCACGTACTTCGCCCAACGTTCAGCGTCGGCCGTAATGCTTTCAGTAGTGTACGGGTGGAACGCGTTCTGGCACATTTCCCAGCGCTCGCAAATCATATCATGCACGCCGTCGGGCGTTGCCCCTTTTGGAAATCTTCCAACGTACGTCGCAGTAAGGGCGCCCTCCTCCCAAGAATTCCGGTACACATCCGCCAGAAACGCCCTGCCGAGAGGATTCTCATTACCCCACGGGTAAAGTCGGCCTTCACTTCCCCGCGCTACATACTCCCATTCAACCTCGGTCGGCAGCCGGTATGTCCTGCCATCGCGGCCGGAAACCCATCTGCAATATGCTTGCGCACCTTCGTAACTCACCGGGCCAACCTCCGACCACTCATATCCAGGTTTGGGTTTATAGTCTCCACCGTTAGAGCGAGCTATCGAACATATCTCACCAAACTGTAGAAATGTCACCGTGCTTTGGCCAGCCCGTCTTTGTTCGTTTAGAAACTCACAATACTCGGTCGCGGTGACAAGATATTTGCCAATTAGAAAGTCCCCGATGGTCTCCGCATGTTGTGGCTGCGCCAACGTCCGGCGCAAACTAGCATCACCTTTCCATACTTTTTTTGACTCGGGGGGCGCACCCATCGTGAATGTGCCGCCTTTGATTAGCACAAAGCTACCAATGTCTGTCGGGATGGGGACATCGGGAAGTGGAAGGTAGGGCCCCGCATATTCGAACTCGTGTTCGGGATAGTTCTCCCACTTGACGGGATCAATCGGCGCTTCGGGAAGATTCGGTACCCAATTATCGATGCACGAGTGTACGATTGTCGCGACAGCCACGCACACGGC
Coding sequences within it:
- a CDS encoding PilZ domain-containing protein, with protein sequence MGSGSLTGVLFWTVIVCAVLLTLAVVVEWIRQWRAKRARVVGMWDAVSKIAQEKELTTEEQSVLHKLLRRWSPGEPHRAATVHQYFDECVDEEMDALRAKGDLAEFERVGTVLRDIRTRLALDMVPIGQRIFSTRQLYSPQEVWFVDAAESPPRWKRGLVQGVNEAYFGVGMAVDVEPPRYSEGGDVRFRLYRDDDARYSFTAKFVRRESEPVGLTFAHTAELERIQSREHYRVRHEQSTNVGVMDGPVDGAVSETDTPRRIVTRLRGKIVNISAGGLAVVVPQPVPSQVMLRVTVDLPLERTQSFEVDVRIVAVNPLPAGRYLVRAAYVSIDDENREAVARYVMHKQQQYIEMTGQAG
- a CDS encoding radical SAM protein → MTPETAVAENAQVAEGRAPTFGGGQWQKLGLNKTQKRVLTKRAVMWLGQTCNLRCYFCYFLNRIDDAHHPEHPFMDIQKAKDMCTILREFYGCTSIDIQGGEPTIYPHILELIRHCHEIGLYPTLITNGLHLAKPGNLEKFRDAGVRDFLCSLHGIGDIHDEVVCKKGAYEKITTAIGRMQELGMPFRFNCTMSKPVVPIIPQIAQKAIDYGANAVNYLAFNPFEDQETGIRTHDNVAKYSDIRPYLTEAMDMLEAADIECNVRYLPLCMAEDRHKKNFYNFQQLPYDHHEWDYQSWMWTGLQPQRMKEGGLVPAFRIGVRDRQIMGMAHKVRDFAVEKPTMAKFIFGAQHVVARIEQAVRGTEEMYREEAMIRAKYDAGYRYHEACEKCAARRICDGFHGDYADLFGTGEATPIQGAPIDDPKHYIKVQKKVVEREDEAWAL
- a CDS encoding 2-dehydropantoate 2-reductase gives rise to the protein MNILIMGAGAIGSVVGGFMAEHGHRVTLIGRADHMNAVANRGLRITGIWGEHHTTQLDARTSVAGIERGAHDLILVSVKAYDTPRAADAIAPLVGGDTLVCSYQNGLGNAEVIAERIGWERTIGARAIYGVVVREPGWVDVTVIANPTALGTYHPVTSTDRVRAVAEAMNATGLPTVYTDKIRTVLWNKVAYNCALNPMSALLDVPYGGLLDTEHTRQTMREIVHELYAVARAMNVPLEPDTPEKYVRHLFEDLIPPTAAHYASMRADFIHRRRTEIDSLNGAISRFGAQHDIPCPANTLLTRLVHAREYALGVR
- a CDS encoding type II secretion system protein GspG; translation: MTSRTRSRVIVTLALLGMCAFGIVLGFIAYSVSVPKGSPKAQMNRTEAALTLLVTALETYKTDLDAYPPGGQTGLRMATKHLSRNVNYVPTDESLDAWGQPFVYVPHSEYGTPNSGALEDDGEYFAPETYQVYSIGMDGDAGINSIEKRADNISNWDASKPWRETYQRRHQQYFLESGTRQ
- a CDS encoding exo-alpha-sialidase, with the translated sequence MFRSMPILFAVALAAHAALAVGPEFEARFVFDPEQAIEPHGHVHASCIVECPNGDLRAVWYENGRELPDPYFKKDKDKSADVRIGGSRMQRGAQEWEQPFVMADTFGVSDNNPCMVIDSHSRLWLFYPTLLGVPDWTWGSGLVHYRVASRYDHPGRPTWDKSNILVPQTEGPENVIEAALKARKDEGWPDDKIAEARAFVEAQQARPLAARLGWFPRAHPVIRLDGTLVLPLANENTGVVCMAFTNDVGETWTYSKPVPDLFMEQPTIAQYPDGTMTAFFRNDSGRIKRSDSTDGGMTWGQVSRTDRPHPNAGIEAIVLASGKLLLIYNDQEKERDSLAVSLSDDRGTTWKWTRHLEQTKGGRFDYPSVVQGEDGSIHATYSYNLRTIKHVRFNEAWVMEGDQP
- a CDS encoding sulfite exporter TauE/SafE family protein → MHELIVVLAFALGGIVHATAGFGSALIAMPILTLAIAPVTATPLQNSVGLFLSAWIWYQHRERWPWRDSIPIILFSLAGIPIGTYALVHFSENVVLGVLGGVLLLYAAFELRGVLLGANWEPASVRRDPTYIGASIAGLLSGILGAAYATNGPPAIIYGRLRRWPRAEFKSVLQSLFLISGAASVLWQGAAGLFTRDVGWYALFAFPGLALGAYIGYRIDRRLDHDQFRNVVLGLLVALGIVLLVRAFA
- a CDS encoding SUMF1/EgtB/PvdO family nonheme iron enzyme, which translates into the protein MSLALLSGRNLRCSGRFVALVLFILAAESCFWDPVPPEDPIDSVKWENYPEHEFEYVGPYLPLPDVPIPTDIGSFVLIKGGTFTMGAPPESAKLWKGFTKQRRRLALPQHKETVEDFLLGKYAITAMEYCEFLNDARRKGQSTVTFIKFGNTCPVARSNGGSYNPKAGYEWSEVGPVSYEGAQAYCRWRSERDGRKYRLPTEVEWEYAARGSEGRIYPWGNESPMGRVFLMDVYWEDSWDHGAPIGTYVGRFPKGATPEGVHDMIGGSTEICQNALHQYTVESITANKSIWDEYVKGNWHPPADEWSSAVSGASESPAHRGGMYAVTGGPYIVANGWIRFAGPPMMGGPWDYGGCFRLLCEELSAAPELTSRKTPTPSDPVPSEETVDIPQQEQVPK
- a CDS encoding SUMF1/EgtB/PvdO family nonheme iron enzyme, whose product is MSLVVLASERCRRFGRIAVCVAVATIVHSCIDNWVPNLPEAPIDPVKWENYPEHEFEYAGPYLPLPDVPIPTDIGSFVLIKGGTFTMGAPPESKKVWKGDASLRRTLAQPQHAETIGDFLIGKYLVTATEYCEFLNEQRRAGQSTVTFLQFGEICSIARSNGGDYKPKPGYEWSEVGPVSYEGAQAYCRWVSGRDGRTYRLPTEVEWEYVARGSEGRLYPWGNENPLGRAFLADVYRNSWEEGALTATYVGRFPKGATPDGVHDMICERWEMCQNAFHPYTTESITADAERWAKYVSGTWQPASHQHRRFGGTSGPAMRGGGYLVTRGPYIVANAWSRSPGPPMIGGQWVYEGGAFRLLCEDVSAAPELTSRKTAMPSDAVPREVSMDIPQQEQVPK
- a CDS encoding site-2 protease family protein; protein product: MKWSWRAGSLFGIAVYIHWTFVILLGWIALGHVQSNGSLLQFVVGIVSISVLFGVVLLHELGHSLMARRYGIQTKDITLLPIGGVARLERMPDKPRQEFWVAIAGPAVNVALAVISGIILFIGYGHVPMLGGIGFETPPLEQFFFVNVYLVLFNMLPAFPMDGGRVLRAILASRLPYAQATRIAASVGQAMALLFVLAGFMTGNFMLFFIAMFVWLGAEGEASMAQVKSALGDATVRQAMITRFRSLSPHDPLSAAVDDIFSGFQQDFPVLDHVGRIVGILTYAGLIKALSDSGPRLPVANAMSNEIGMCSPTDRLEEVLPKLQASASSTFAVMDHGVLVGLLTLGNLSEFIMVRSAMQQGANQVNPL